In a single window of the Salvelinus namaycush isolate Seneca chromosome 18, SaNama_1.0, whole genome shotgun sequence genome:
- the si:dkey-190g11.3 gene encoding adenine nucleotide translocase lysine N-methyltransferase, translating into MEDSTEFILQDQGSRMVHSSKDNPILTVATGALLAGLYGMWTMFALPGFRKVPRRLKVPYLPSSKAQIVNAMQLLEGRRGQLVDLGSGDGRLVFAAYSVGLQCTGFEINSMLLAYARVKARWTGVAPSQANFVNKDFWKTDLSNYNNVTVFLAPGLMEVLGEKLLRELPDDACVVACRFPFPQWPHQASQGDGLDQAWAYDISTVRSALGQA; encoded by the exons ATGGAGGACTCCACAGAATTCATTCTCCAGGATCAAGGCTCCAGGATGGTCCATAGCAGTAAGGACAACCCCATCTTGACAGTTGCTACTGGGGCTTTGCTCGCTGGCCTCTACGGGATGTGGACTATGTTTGCCCTTCCTGGCTTCCGCAAAgtgccaagaagactcaag GTGCCTTACCTGCCCTCGAGTAAAGCTCAGATCGTAAACGCCATGCAGCTGCTGGAGGGACGCAGAGGCCAACTAGTTGATCTGGGATCAGGAGACGGGAGACTG GTGTTTGCTGCCTACTCTGTTGGCCTCCAGTGTACTGGATTTGAGATCAACTCCATGTTGCTGGCATATGCTAGAGTGAAGGCACGCTGGACAGGAGTAGCACCCAGCCAGGCAAACTTTGTCAACAAGGACTTCTGGAAG ACTGATTTGTCAAACTACAACAACGTGACTGTATTCCTAGCCCCAGGATTG ATGGAGGTGCTGGGTGAGAAGCTTCTGAGGGAGCTTCCTGATGACGCGTGTGTCGTCGCCTGCCGCTTCCCCTTCCCCCAGTGGCCCCACCAAGCATCGCAGGGCGACGGCCTCGACCAGGCCTGGGCCTATGACATCAGCACTGTACGCTCAGCCCTGGGCCAGGCATGA
- the plk2b gene encoding serine/threonine-protein kinase PLK2b has protein sequence MELLRNISQQPTNSNRMYEPNQPGSCELRRKRTEDHGHAPAEMSKIITDPATGKCYCRGKVLGKGGFAKCYEMTDLSTSKVYAAKIIPHTRVSKPHQREKIDREIELHRVLHHKHIVHFYHHFEDKDNIYILLEYCSRRSLAHILKARKVLTEPEVRYYLRQIVSGLKYLHEQDILHRDLKLGNFFVSESMELKVGDFGLAAKLEPAGNRRKTICGTPNYLSPEVLNKQGHGCESDVWALGCVMYTMLLGRPPFETTNLKETYRCIREARYSLPSSLSPQAKQLISSLLAKAPEDRPHLDHILRHDFFSQGFVPERLPASCCHSAPEFHVSSPAKSFFKKAAAALFGGKRDKVKYYETLNKLTKEEEEIYKLRHDLKKTVISQQQQSKQMTEDGRPPSPSNGRPVAPATEGLPPTTRDTIRLIVRGSLGSCSSSSECLEDSTTGSVAETITSVLRGCLENMPKADDIPKGTECSNLQWVTKWVDYSNKYGFGYQLSDHIVGVLFNNGTHMSLLADKKTVHYYAELGQCSVFSTSDVPEHFVGQVTVLKYFAHYMEENLMDGGDLVSQPDTHMPRLYLLQWLKSDRALMMLFNDGTFQVNFYHDHTKIILCTQREEYMLTYINEERVSSTFRLSSLLTSGCPADLRQRMEYSLNMLLQRCN, from the exons ATGGAATTACTGAGGAATATCTCTCAACAGCCGACGAATAGCAACAGGATGTACGAGCCCAACCAACCCGGTTCCTGTGAACTGCGGAGAAAgagaactgaggaccacggtcatgCACCTGCAGAGATGTCGAAGATTATCACGGATCCTGCCACCGGGAAATGTTACTGCCGTGGGAAAGTTCTGGGAAAG GGAGGTTTCGCCAAGTGCTATGAGATGACCGACCTGTCCACGAGTAAAGTTTATGCAGCGAAAATTATTCCCCACACGCGCGTCTCCAAACCGCACCAACGGGAAAAG ATTGATAGGGAAATCGAGCTACACAGAGTTCTCCACCATAAACACATCGTGCACTTTTACCATCATTTCGAGGATAAAGATAACATCTACATCCTCCTGGAATACTGCAGTAGAAGA TCTTTGGCACATATCCTGAAGGCACGCAAAGTGCTCACAGAGCCTGAAGTGCGATACTACCTCCGTCAGATCGTCTCAGGGCTGAAGTACCTGCATGAACAAGATATCCTACACAGAGACCTCAAACTTG GTAACTTCTTTGTGAGTGAGTCGATGGAGCTGAAGGTGGGAGACTTTGGGCTGGCTGCCAAGCTAGAGCCTGCTGGTAACAGGAGGAAGACCATCTGTGGGACACCCAACTACCTGTCCCCTGAGGTGCTCAACAAGCAGGGCCACGGCTGTGAATCAGACGTCTGGGCCCTGGGTTGTGTCAT GTACACCATGCTCCTGGGCAGACCCCCGTTCGAGACCACCAATCTGAAGGAGACGTACAGGTGTATCCGGGAGGCGCGTTActccctgccctcctccctgTCGCCCCAGGCCAAACAGCTCATCTCCAGCCTCCTGGCCAAGGCCCCGGAGGACCGACCTCACCTGGACCACATACTGCGCCATGATTTCTTCTCACAG GGTTTTGTGCCAGAGCGTCTTCCTGCTAGTTGCTGCCACTCCGCTCCAGAGTTCCACGTCTCCAGCCCTGCCAAGAGCTTCTTCAAGAAGGCTGCGGCTGCCCTCTTCGGCGGGAAGAGAGACAAGGTCAAATACTACGAGACTCTGA ATAAACTCaccaaagaggaagaggagatctACAAGCTTCGACATGACCTGAAGAAGACGGTTATcagccagcagcagcagagcaAACAGATGACTGAG GATGGAAGGCCACCGTCACCATCTAATGGGAGGCCTGTCGCCCCGGCAACAGAGGGCCTGCCCCCGACGACGCGAGACACCATCCGGCTTATTGTCAGGGGCAGTCTGGGTAGCTGCAGCAGCAGTAGCGAATGTCTTGAGGACAGCACCACTGGCAGTGTGGCTGAGACAATCACCAGCGTTCTCAGAGGATGCCTGGAAAACATGCCCAAAG CGGATGACATCCCCAAAGGGACAGAGTGCAGTAACCTGCAGTGGGTCACTAAGTGGGTGGACTACTCCAACAAGTATGGCTTTGGCTACCAGCTCTCAGACCACATAGTGGGCGTTCTGTTCAACAACGGGACACACATGAGCCTCCTCGCAGACAAGAA GACTGTCCACTACTATGCCGAGTTGGGTCAGTGCTCTGTGTTCTCCACATCTGACGTGCCTGAGCACTTTGTAGGTCAGGTGACCGTCCTCAAGTACTTTGCCCACTACATGGAAGAGAACCTGATGGAT GGTGGAGACCTGGTGAGCCAGCCAGACACGCACATGCCCAGACTCTACCTGCTGCAGTGGCTCAAGTCTGACCGTGCCCTCATGATGCTCTTCAACGACGGCACGTTTCAG GTCAACTTCTACCACGACCACACCAAGATCATCCTGTGCACCCAGAGGGAGGAGTACATGCTGACATACATCAACGAGGAGCGTGTGTCCTCCACCTTCAGACTGAGCTCCCTGCTCACCTCCGGCTGCCCCGCAGACCTGCGCCAACGCATGGAGTACTCACTCAACATGCTGCTGCAGCGCTGCAACTGA